A single window of Oerskovia paurometabola DNA harbors:
- a CDS encoding MMPL family transporter: MLSNRWSGVLRGLVIVAVLGVWLAIGAIGGQAQGKLSTVQTNDSAAFLPSSAESTRAAEKAQAFVSDESLPALVVAVPTDGGAVTPQQLETLQTVAADLPGLPLPGAGPDDPQTVGDALTAPPVVVPSQDGEAAMIVASLDASQSSDLMADDERVNNAVVAEIRAELETVLADSGLQAWVTGPAGFVADLVNAFGGIDTVLLLVALGAVLIILAIVYRSPILPFMVILTAVFALCLAGLVVYLLADAGTLTLNGQAQGILSILVVGAAVDYSLLVVARYREELRVVESPYTAVRRALRASIEPISASAGTVIAGLLCLLLSDLGSNRSLGPVGAIGIAAAFLGALTFLPALLVVGGKRSRGIFWPRKPAYDPAAADEAETSVASPAAPAASGTAAAGPRDLALAASHDVEVHVAGHGVWSRVASFVGRRDRAVWIVTALVLAGCAAFVPTFQAEGTSDSDVFLTQVDSVDGEQVLEEHFGGVGVQPAIVIAPEADLDAVLQAATATDGVASAAAVTEGGTGGAPGAPAQGPPLVVDGDVRVDVVTEDPSDTNAATQTVAALRDAVHEVSPDSLVGGASAERLDTQIAGDHDLRVIVPVVLVVILLILMLLLRSILAPVLLMAANVLSFGAALGVSAIVFNHVLDFPGADPTVPLYAFCFLVALGVDYSIFLMTRVREESGIIGTRRGTLRALAVTGSVITSAGVVLAATFAALGVIPLLFLAQLAFIVAFGVLVDTLIVRSLLVPALVHDVGRVVWWPGALRRSAP; the protein is encoded by the coding sequence ATGCTGAGTAATCGCTGGAGTGGTGTGCTCCGAGGCCTGGTCATTGTCGCAGTGTTGGGAGTCTGGCTCGCCATCGGGGCGATCGGAGGCCAGGCGCAGGGCAAGCTCAGCACCGTCCAGACCAACGACTCCGCGGCGTTCCTGCCGTCGAGCGCCGAGTCCACCCGCGCGGCCGAGAAGGCCCAGGCGTTCGTCTCCGACGAGTCGCTGCCCGCCCTCGTCGTCGCCGTCCCGACCGACGGCGGGGCCGTCACGCCCCAGCAGCTCGAGACGCTCCAGACCGTCGCCGCCGACCTGCCCGGGCTCCCGCTGCCCGGCGCCGGACCCGACGACCCCCAGACCGTCGGGGACGCGCTCACCGCACCCCCCGTCGTCGTGCCCTCGCAGGACGGCGAGGCCGCGATGATCGTGGCGTCGCTCGACGCGTCGCAGTCCTCGGACCTCATGGCCGACGACGAGCGCGTCAACAACGCCGTGGTCGCCGAGATCCGCGCGGAGCTCGAGACCGTCCTGGCCGACTCGGGCCTCCAGGCCTGGGTCACCGGACCTGCGGGCTTCGTCGCGGACCTCGTCAACGCGTTCGGCGGGATCGACACGGTCCTGCTGCTCGTCGCGCTCGGCGCCGTGCTGATCATCCTCGCGATCGTCTACCGCTCGCCGATCCTGCCGTTCATGGTGATCCTCACCGCGGTGTTCGCGCTGTGCCTCGCGGGACTCGTCGTCTACCTCCTGGCCGACGCCGGCACGCTGACCCTCAACGGCCAGGCGCAGGGCATCCTGTCGATCCTCGTCGTGGGCGCCGCGGTCGACTACTCGCTGCTCGTCGTGGCGCGCTACCGCGAGGAGCTGCGCGTCGTGGAGAGCCCGTACACGGCCGTGCGACGCGCCCTGCGCGCCTCGATCGAGCCGATCTCGGCCTCCGCCGGGACCGTGATCGCGGGCCTGCTGTGCCTGCTGCTGTCCGACCTGGGCTCCAACCGGAGCCTCGGCCCCGTCGGGGCCATCGGCATCGCGGCCGCGTTCCTCGGTGCACTCACGTTCCTGCCCGCGCTGCTCGTGGTCGGGGGCAAGCGCTCACGCGGCATCTTCTGGCCGCGCAAGCCCGCGTACGACCCCGCCGCGGCCGACGAGGCCGAGACCTCGGTGGCCTCCCCGGCGGCCCCGGCAGCGTCCGGGACCGCCGCCGCGGGGCCGCGCGACCTCGCGCTCGCCGCGAGCCACGACGTCGAGGTGCACGTCGCGGGACACGGCGTCTGGTCCCGCGTGGCGAGCTTCGTGGGGCGTCGCGACCGGGCCGTGTGGATCGTCACGGCCCTCGTCCTCGCGGGGTGCGCTGCCTTCGTCCCGACCTTCCAGGCCGAGGGCACGAGCGACTCCGACGTCTTCCTCACCCAGGTCGACTCGGTCGACGGCGAGCAGGTCCTCGAGGAGCACTTCGGGGGCGTGGGCGTCCAGCCCGCGATCGTGATCGCCCCCGAGGCCGATCTCGACGCCGTGCTCCAGGCCGCGACCGCGACCGACGGGGTCGCGTCCGCCGCCGCCGTGACCGAGGGCGGAACGGGCGGTGCCCCCGGGGCCCCCGCTCAGGGGCCGCCGCTCGTGGTCGACGGCGACGTGCGCGTCGACGTCGTGACCGAGGACCCGAGCGACACCAACGCCGCGACCCAGACCGTCGCCGCGCTCCGCGACGCCGTGCACGAGGTCTCGCCCGACTCGCTCGTGGGCGGTGCCAGCGCCGAGCGCCTCGACACCCAGATCGCGGGCGACCACGACCTGCGCGTCATCGTGCCCGTCGTGCTGGTCGTGATCCTGCTGATCCTCATGCTGCTGCTGCGCTCGATCCTGGCGCCGGTCCTGCTCATGGCGGCCAACGTGCTCTCGTTCGGCGCAGCCCTCGGGGTGTCGGCGATCGTGTTCAACCACGTGCTCGACTTCCCCGGTGCCGACCCGACCGTCCCGCTCTACGCGTTCTGCTTCCTCGTGGCGCTCGGCGTCGACTACTCGATCTTCCTCATGACCCGCGTGCGCGAGGAGTCGGGGATCATCGGCACCCGCCGCGGCACGCTGCGCGCGCTCGCCGTCACGGGGTCGGTCATCACGTCGGCGGGCGTGGTGCTCGCCGCGACGTTCGCCGCGCTCGGGGTGATCCCGCTGCTGTTCCTCGCTCAGCTCGCGTTCATCGTCGCGTTCGGTGTGCTCGTCGACACCCTGATCGTCCGCAGCCTGCTCGTCCCGGCACTGGTGCACGACGTCGGACGGGTCGTCTGGTGGCCGGGTGCGCTCCGGCGCAGCGCACCCTGA
- a CDS encoding MarR family winged helix-turn-helix transcriptional regulator, protein MSREPKDWPTGRLLSAVTRRIEREWNHHLDGWDLNHASMPVLLHLLAGPRTQRQLAAESHITEQTMSRILARLERSGYVTREDDVNDRRRRAVAITPNGRTAAFAAASPRPAEELSTRGLTDEQIATLREILITMVEAHPRPGEG, encoded by the coding sequence GTGAGCAGGGAACCGAAGGACTGGCCGACGGGCCGGCTCCTGTCGGCGGTGACCCGCCGGATCGAGCGTGAGTGGAACCACCACCTCGACGGCTGGGACCTCAACCACGCCTCGATGCCCGTCCTGCTGCACCTGCTCGCGGGCCCCCGCACCCAGCGCCAGCTCGCCGCCGAGTCGCACATCACCGAGCAGACCATGAGCCGCATCCTGGCCCGCCTCGAACGCTCGGGGTACGTCACCCGCGAGGACGACGTCAACGACCGCCGCCGCCGCGCCGTCGCGATCACCCCGAACGGCCGAACCGCCGCGTTCGCCGCCGCGAGCCCGCGCCCCGCCGAGGAGCTGAGCACCCGGGGCCTGACCGACGAGCAGATCGCGACCCTGCGTGAGATCCTCATCACCATGGTCGAGGCCCACCCTCGACCGGGCGAGGGCTAG
- the lipB gene encoding lipoyl(octanoyl) transferase LipB, protein MHLRTEGPGLTDYQDAWDLQRQVHQEVVDGTAPDTVILVEHPSVYTAGRRTNLADRPDDGTPVVDVDRGGKITWHGPGQLVAYPIVRLAEPVDVVAYVRALESAVMDVCTALGLTTHRVEGRSGVWLAATGARRERKVCAIGVRVARGVTMHGLALNCSPDLGEFSRIVPCGISDADVTSLTLETGRRVTIDEATPLLVAALHEHLGPLLAAAGTTAATVPAAGSAG, encoded by the coding sequence ATGCACCTGCGCACCGAGGGCCCCGGTCTCACCGACTACCAGGACGCCTGGGACCTCCAGCGCCAGGTCCACCAGGAGGTCGTGGACGGGACCGCGCCGGACACCGTGATCCTCGTGGAGCACCCGAGCGTCTACACCGCAGGCAGACGCACCAACCTCGCCGACCGTCCCGACGACGGCACGCCCGTCGTCGACGTCGACCGCGGCGGGAAGATCACCTGGCACGGGCCGGGGCAGCTCGTGGCCTACCCGATCGTCCGGCTCGCCGAGCCCGTCGACGTCGTCGCCTACGTGCGCGCGCTCGAGTCCGCGGTCATGGACGTGTGCACCGCGCTGGGCCTGACGACCCACCGCGTCGAAGGGCGCAGCGGGGTGTGGCTGGCCGCGACCGGGGCCCGGCGCGAGCGCAAGGTCTGCGCGATCGGGGTGCGCGTCGCGCGCGGCGTGACCATGCACGGCCTCGCGCTCAACTGCTCCCCCGACCTCGGGGAGTTCTCGCGGATAGTGCCGTGCGGCATCTCCGACGCCGACGTCACGTCCCTGACGCTCGAGACCGGCCGACGGGTCACGATCGACGAGGCCACGCCGCTCCTGGTCGCTGCGCTGCACGAGCACCTGGGGCCGCTCCTCGCGGCCGCCGGCACGACCGCCGCGACCGTCCCCGCTGCGGGCTCGGCCGGCTAG
- a CDS encoding MFS transporter, producing the protein MTRTPSPLAPARPDVTGGAPGAPAQAPEPAEPRRGTLATYGELPRLAGKAFLPIAFLARLPFSMITIGTLLLVTTTTGSLALGGLASAAAAVGTALGGPTQGSLADRIGQRKVLLVVVPLNVLAVVGLVQAASTGAASGVILGAAALVGAFAPQVGPLARVRWIAMTQHRPRTLLAAMGYESTADEIGFVLGPALVGILASVWSPQAAMLFAAAVCAVFGLAFALHPTATPGAPKPSAAAQAAAGADAHGSFVGLLRRVLVPVLGMLAMGMLFGSTQTAVTSFMRDAGAEEQAGLVYAVLGFGSAITALAVVALPASFGARSRWVSFASGLTVTAVLAFLAGGSGSLGALIGALALLGLFVGPVMVTIFTVGGDLSPSSRSGAAMTMLASANVVGVALGASVGGQVAEGVGTAAAFALPAVAAVLLVVTGLSLRSRPAHVDTTALPQAPGVL; encoded by the coding sequence ATGACCCGCACTCCCAGCCCCCTCGCGCCCGCGCGCCCCGACGTCACCGGCGGCGCGCCCGGCGCCCCCGCACAGGCTCCCGAGCCCGCGGAGCCCCGTCGCGGCACGCTCGCCACGTACGGCGAGCTCCCCCGCCTGGCCGGCAAGGCGTTCCTGCCCATCGCGTTCCTCGCACGCCTGCCGTTCTCGATGATCACGATCGGCACCCTCCTCCTGGTCACGACGACCACGGGCTCGCTCGCTCTCGGCGGGCTCGCGAGCGCAGCCGCCGCCGTCGGCACGGCGCTCGGCGGCCCGACGCAGGGATCCCTCGCGGACCGGATCGGCCAGCGCAAGGTGCTCCTCGTCGTCGTGCCGCTGAACGTCCTGGCCGTCGTCGGGCTCGTCCAGGCCGCGAGCACCGGCGCTGCCTCGGGCGTGATCCTCGGCGCCGCGGCGCTCGTGGGCGCGTTCGCCCCGCAGGTGGGGCCGCTCGCGCGCGTGCGCTGGATCGCCATGACCCAGCACCGCCCTCGCACGCTGCTCGCCGCGATGGGCTACGAGAGCACGGCCGACGAGATCGGCTTCGTGCTCGGTCCGGCCCTCGTCGGCATCCTCGCGAGCGTGTGGTCCCCGCAGGCCGCGATGCTGTTCGCCGCCGCGGTGTGCGCGGTCTTCGGGCTGGCGTTCGCGCTGCACCCGACCGCGACCCCCGGCGCCCCCAAGCCGTCCGCCGCCGCCCAGGCCGCGGCGGGCGCCGACGCCCACGGCTCGTTCGTCGGCCTCCTGCGCCGCGTCCTGGTGCCCGTCCTCGGGATGCTCGCGATGGGCATGCTCTTCGGCAGCACCCAGACGGCCGTCACGTCGTTCATGCGCGACGCGGGCGCCGAGGAGCAGGCCGGCCTGGTCTACGCGGTCCTCGGCTTCGGTTCGGCCATCACGGCGCTCGCCGTGGTCGCGCTGCCCGCGAGCTTCGGCGCACGCTCGCGCTGGGTCTCGTTCGCCTCGGGCCTCACCGTCACGGCCGTCCTCGCGTTCCTCGCGGGGGGCAGCGGGTCGCTCGGCGCGCTGATCGGCGCGCTCGCGCTGCTGGGCCTGTTCGTCGGCCCGGTCATGGTCACGATCTTCACGGTCGGCGGCGACCTCAGCCCGAGCAGCCGCAGCGGCGCCGCCATGACGATGCTCGCGAGCGCGAACGTCGTGGGCGTGGCGCTCGGCGCGAGCGTCGGCGGCCAGGTCGCCGAGGGCGTGGGGACGGCGGCCGCGTTCGCGCTGCCGGCCGTCGCCGCGGTCCTGCTCGTCGTCACCGGGCTGTCGCTCAGGTCACGTCCGGCCCACGTGGACACCACCGCCCTCCCGCAGGCTCCTGGCGTACTCTGA
- the lipA gene encoding lipoyl synthase, producing MTIAPEGRRMLRVEARNSATPIEKKPEWIKTRATMGPEYTELKGLVRKEGLHTVCEEAGCPNIFECWEDREATFLIGGDQCTRRCDFCQIDTGKPADFDADEPRRVAESVQAMGLRYSTITGVARDDLADGGAWLYAETVRQIHALNPGTGVELLIPDFNAIPELLDAVNESRPEVLAHNVETVPRIFKQIRPGFRYDRSLSVITRAREAGLVTKSNIILGMGETIDEAKEALQDLHDAGCDLITITQYLRPSLRHHPVSRWVKPEEFVELSDEAERIGFLGVMSGPLVRSSYRAGRLWGQAMKRRGMEIPAALAHLTEPTTARQEAASLLAR from the coding sequence GTGACGATCGCACCTGAAGGGCGGCGCATGCTGCGGGTCGAGGCCCGCAACTCTGCGACACCCATCGAGAAGAAGCCCGAGTGGATCAAGACCCGGGCGACCATGGGACCCGAGTACACCGAGCTCAAGGGTCTCGTGCGCAAGGAAGGCCTGCACACGGTCTGCGAGGAGGCGGGCTGTCCCAACATCTTCGAGTGCTGGGAGGACCGTGAGGCCACGTTCCTCATCGGCGGCGACCAGTGCACGCGCCGTTGCGACTTCTGCCAGATCGACACGGGCAAGCCCGCCGACTTCGACGCGGACGAGCCACGCCGGGTCGCCGAGTCGGTCCAGGCCATGGGCCTGCGCTACTCGACCATCACGGGCGTCGCGCGCGACGACCTGGCCGACGGCGGCGCGTGGCTCTACGCCGAGACCGTGCGTCAGATCCACGCGCTCAACCCGGGCACGGGCGTCGAGCTGCTCATCCCGGACTTCAACGCCATCCCCGAGCTGCTCGACGCGGTCAACGAGTCACGCCCCGAGGTCCTCGCGCACAACGTCGAGACGGTGCCGCGCATCTTCAAGCAGATCCGCCCGGGCTTCCGCTACGACCGCTCGCTGTCCGTCATCACGCGGGCTCGCGAGGCCGGCCTGGTGACCAAGTCGAACATCATCCTCGGCATGGGCGAGACGATCGACGAGGCGAAGGAGGCCCTGCAGGACCTCCACGACGCAGGCTGCGACCTCATCACCATCACTCAGTACCTGCGCCCGTCGCTGCGCCACCACCCGGTCTCGCGGTGGGTCAAGCCCGAGGAGTTCGTCGAGCTCTCGGACGAGGCCGAGCGCATCGGGTTCCTCGGCGTCATGTCCGGCCCGCTGGTCCGTTCCTCGTACCGCGCGGGCCGCCTGTGGGGCCAGGCCATGAAGCGTCGCGGCATGGAGATCCCGGCCGCGCTCGCGCACCTGACCGAGCCCACGACGGCCCGCCAGGAGGCCGCGAGCCTGCTGGCCCGCTGA
- a CDS encoding DUF4191 domain-containing protein yields the protein MARNKSTDPSTGVDGTKPKKQKKQRWYHQVWDAYKMTRAEDPAVTWIMLAVFVGILAVAIGIGLAWGPWVYTLIVGLPFAFLGSLFVLTRRAETAAYSRIEGQPGAARAALGTIRRGWTFDDEPVALTPQQDLVFRGVGRAGVVLVGEGPTHRVTKLLDGEKRRITRVLPNVPVTTIQCGNGEGQVPLKKVARTVQKLRPTLTKPETAEVLKRLKALGGAKLPIPKGIDPTRARPDRKGMRGR from the coding sequence ATGGCCCGCAACAAGAGCACCGACCCCTCGACCGGGGTCGACGGCACCAAGCCGAAGAAGCAGAAGAAGCAGCGCTGGTATCACCAGGTCTGGGACGCGTACAAGATGACGCGCGCCGAGGACCCGGCGGTCACGTGGATCATGCTCGCCGTGTTCGTCGGCATCCTCGCCGTCGCGATCGGGATCGGTCTGGCCTGGGGGCCGTGGGTCTACACCCTCATCGTGGGTCTGCCCTTCGCGTTCCTCGGCTCGCTGTTCGTCCTGACGCGCCGCGCGGAGACCGCGGCCTACAGCCGCATCGAGGGCCAGCCCGGGGCCGCCCGCGCCGCGCTCGGCACGATCCGCCGCGGCTGGACGTTCGACGACGAGCCCGTCGCCCTGACCCCGCAGCAGGACCTCGTGTTCCGTGGCGTCGGGCGTGCCGGGGTCGTGCTCGTGGGCGAGGGCCCGACGCACCGCGTCACCAAGCTGCTCGACGGCGAGAAGCGCCGCATCACGCGCGTCCTGCCGAACGTCCCCGTCACCACGATCCAGTGCGGCAACGGCGAGGGCCAGGTCCCGCTCAAGAAGGTCGCGCGCACGGTGCAGAAGCTGCGCCCGACGCTCACCAAGCCGGAGACCGCCGAGGTCCTCAAGCGCCTCAAGGCGCTCGGCGGCGCCAAGCTGCCGATCCCCAAGGGCATCGACCCCACCCGTGCGCGTCCCGACCGCAAGGGCATGCGCGGGCGCTGA
- a CDS encoding class I SAM-dependent methyltransferase, with amino-acid sequence MSDPYWNHSTHYFPVLTRLVGPGTRTALDVGCGEGLLTRRLRAAGAGEVLGLDLDPAQVDRARLAAGGSPGQTGLDYVTGDVLDPLTGLAGPFDLVTTVATLHHLPLDAGLRRLRDLVAPGGTLAVVGLTRPRTAWDQPGAGQDLPAPPQGSPDDVAGSGSTARRSPRSPRATPSCVRQHGRSCPAPGCGAGSTGGTRSCGARPGAGEG; translated from the coding sequence GTGAGCGACCCGTACTGGAATCACAGCACCCACTACTTCCCCGTCCTCACGCGGCTCGTGGGCCCAGGGACCCGCACAGCGCTCGACGTGGGCTGCGGCGAGGGGCTCCTGACGCGACGGCTCCGCGCGGCCGGGGCCGGCGAGGTGCTGGGGCTCGACCTCGACCCCGCGCAGGTGGACCGTGCGCGTCTCGCCGCCGGGGGCTCCCCCGGGCAGACCGGCCTCGACTACGTCACGGGCGACGTCCTGGACCCGCTCACCGGGCTCGCCGGGCCCTTCGACCTGGTCACTACCGTCGCCACCCTGCACCACCTCCCGCTCGACGCGGGACTGCGGCGCCTGCGCGACCTGGTCGCCCCGGGCGGGACGCTCGCCGTCGTGGGACTGACACGGCCTCGCACGGCCTGGGACCAGCCGGGCGCCGGGCAGGATCTGCCGGCCCCGCCGCAAGGATCGCCCGACGACGTCGCGGGGAGTGGGAGCACGGCTCGCCGATCGCCGAGGTCACCACGAGCCACGCCGAGCTGCGTGCGGCAGCACGGCAGATCCTGCCCGGCGCCCGGCTGCGGCGCCGGCTCTACTGGCGGTACACGCTCGTGTGGCGCGCGCCCGGGGGCGGGCGAGGGCTGA
- a CDS encoding RDD family protein — translation MVSREDVGSWLEGTPTGGENGRGGRLGLPSDGPGSLATVGRRAVALVIDWVLCLLISYLAFDANSMATLGVFAVENLLLVSTLGYTVGHRVMGLQVRVLGGEGRMVGLWRALVRTVLLCLVVPAVVWDGDGRGMHDKAAGTVIVRA, via the coding sequence GTGGTGTCGCGTGAAGATGTGGGTTCCTGGCTCGAGGGTACGCCGACCGGTGGGGAGAACGGCCGAGGCGGTCGCCTCGGCCTGCCGTCCGACGGTCCTGGTTCGCTGGCGACGGTCGGCCGTCGCGCGGTCGCGCTCGTCATCGACTGGGTGCTGTGCCTGCTCATCAGCTACCTGGCCTTCGACGCGAACTCGATGGCGACGCTCGGCGTGTTCGCGGTCGAGAACCTGCTCCTGGTGAGCACGCTCGGCTACACGGTCGGCCACCGCGTCATGGGTCTGCAGGTGCGCGTCCTGGGCGGCGAGGGGCGCATGGTGGGCCTGTGGCGGGCTCTGGTGCGCACGGTCCTGCTGTGCCTGGTCGTCCCGGCCGTGGTGTGGGACGGCGACGGCCGCGGCATGCACGACAAGGCCGCCGGCACGGTCATCGTCCGCGCCTGA
- the glnA gene encoding type I glutamate--ammonia ligase, which yields MFKNAEEAIAFTQNEGVEFVDVRFCDLPGVMQHFNIPISQFAESAFTDGMMFDGSSIRGFQAIHESDMKLIPDVTTAYVDPFRKRKTLIVNFSIVDPFTDEAYSRDPRNVAFKAEAYLRSTGIADTAFFAPEAEFYIFDDVRFKTSQNESYYHLDSKEAAWNTGRVEEGGNLGYKTRYKGGYFPVSPNDQMADLRDEMCAVLDQVGLDVERAHHEVGTAGQQEINYRFSTLTAAADDLMKFKYVIKNVAWEAGKSATFMPKPIFGDNGSGMHSHQSLWKDGEPLFFDEKGYGGLSDLARWYIGGLLKHAPSLLAFTNPSVNSYHRLVPGYEAPVNLVYSARNRSACIRIPVTGSSPKAKRVEFRVPDPSANPYLAFAAQLLAGIDGIKNRIEPPEPIDKDLYELPPEEHAAIQQVPASLGEALDALEADHDYLTVGDVFTEDLIATWIDYKRTHEIDPIRLRPHPHEFELYYDL from the coding sequence ATGTTCAAGAACGCGGAGGAGGCAATCGCCTTCACCCAGAACGAAGGCGTCGAGTTCGTCGACGTCCGGTTCTGCGACCTGCCGGGCGTGATGCAGCACTTCAACATCCCGATCTCGCAGTTCGCCGAGTCCGCCTTCACGGACGGCATGATGTTCGACGGGTCCTCGATCCGCGGCTTCCAGGCGATCCACGAGTCGGACATGAAGCTCATCCCCGACGTCACGACGGCCTACGTCGACCCGTTCCGCAAGCGCAAGACGCTCATCGTGAACTTCTCGATCGTGGACCCCTTCACCGACGAGGCGTACTCGCGCGACCCGCGCAACGTCGCCTTCAAGGCCGAGGCGTACCTGCGCAGCACCGGCATCGCCGACACCGCGTTCTTCGCACCCGAGGCCGAGTTCTACATCTTCGACGACGTCCGGTTCAAGACGAGCCAGAACGAGTCGTACTACCACCTCGACTCCAAGGAAGCGGCCTGGAACACCGGCCGCGTCGAGGAGGGTGGCAACCTCGGCTACAAGACCCGCTACAAGGGCGGCTACTTCCCCGTCTCCCCCAACGACCAGATGGCGGACCTGCGCGACGAGATGTGCGCCGTCCTCGACCAGGTCGGCCTCGACGTCGAGCGCGCGCACCACGAGGTGGGCACCGCCGGCCAGCAGGAGATCAACTACCGCTTCTCGACGCTGACCGCAGCGGCCGACGACCTGATGAAGTTCAAGTACGTCATCAAGAACGTCGCCTGGGAGGCCGGCAAGTCCGCGACCTTCATGCCCAAGCCGATCTTCGGTGACAACGGCTCCGGCATGCACTCGCACCAGTCGCTCTGGAAGGACGGCGAGCCGCTGTTCTTCGACGAGAAGGGCTACGGCGGCCTGTCGGACCTCGCCCGCTGGTACATCGGCGGCCTGCTCAAGCACGCGCCCTCGCTGCTCGCCTTCACGAACCCGTCGGTGAACTCCTACCACCGCCTGGTCCCCGGCTACGAGGCCCCCGTCAACCTGGTCTACTCGGCCCGCAACCGTTCCGCGTGCATCCGCATCCCGGTCACCGGTTCCTCGCCCAAGGCCAAGCGCGTCGAGTTCCGCGTGCCGGACCCGTCGGCCAACCCGTACCTGGCCTTCGCCGCACAGCTCCTCGCCGGCATCGACGGCATCAAGAACCGCATCGAGCCGCCCGAGCCGATCGACAAGGACCTCTACGAGCTGCCCCCCGAGGAGCACGCGGCGATCCAGCAGGTCCCCGCCTCCCTCGGCGAGGCCCTCGACGCCCTCGAGGCCGACCACGACTACCTCACGGTGGGCGACGTCTTCACCGAGGACCTCATCGCGACGTGGATCGACTACAAGCGCACGCACGAGATCGACCCGATCCGCCTGCGCCCGCACCCCCACGAGTTCGAGCTGTACTACGACCTCTGA
- a CDS encoding Ltp family lipoprotein, whose protein sequence is MALRYNSPPNWPSPPEGWTPPPGWKPDPSWEPAPQGWDFWVDDSLDGFVGTSTSPSASTGAAEPAPPSFAGKRATNSWFVRHKVLTGIGAASILLIVLVAALSGNGDGASERSVAGSTATQDGQDDEKSAEEIAAEETAEAERLAEEEAAAAAQAETKRLAEEQRIADEAAAAAAAAAETARLGSVAQQNAYRSAVNYLDLTAFSRSGLAGQLEFEGFSTPDAEFAIARLEAEGGVDWNAQAAASAANYLELTSFSRSGLIDQLTFEGYTAEQAEHGVSTTGL, encoded by the coding sequence ATGGCACTGCGATACAACTCCCCGCCGAACTGGCCTTCTCCCCCTGAGGGATGGACACCTCCGCCAGGATGGAAGCCCGATCCCTCGTGGGAGCCGGCGCCGCAGGGTTGGGATTTCTGGGTCGACGACTCTCTCGACGGCTTCGTGGGAACATCGACGAGCCCTTCGGCCTCGACGGGCGCAGCGGAGCCGGCTCCCCCGTCGTTCGCGGGAAAGCGCGCGACGAATTCCTGGTTCGTGCGCCACAAGGTCCTCACCGGAATCGGAGCAGCGTCGATACTGCTCATCGTGCTCGTGGCCGCTCTGAGCGGAAACGGCGACGGAGCATCGGAAAGGTCTGTCGCCGGCAGTACCGCCACGCAGGACGGCCAGGACGACGAAAAGTCCGCGGAAGAGATCGCTGCCGAAGAGACCGCGGAGGCCGAGCGGCTGGCCGAGGAGGAGGCTGCCGCTGCGGCACAGGCAGAGACGAAACGCCTCGCGGAGGAGCAGCGAATCGCCGACGAGGCGGCCGCCGCTGCAGCTGCCGCCGCTGAGACCGCGCGGCTCGGCTCGGTCGCCCAGCAGAACGCCTATCGCTCGGCGGTGAACTATCTCGACCTCACCGCCTTCTCACGCTCCGGGCTGGCCGGGCAGCTCGAGTTCGAGGGTTTCAGCACCCCGGATGCGGAGTTCGCGATCGCCCGCCTAGAAGCCGAAGGTGGCGTCGACTGGAACGCGCAGGCCGCTGCCAGCGCAGCGAACTACCTCGAGCTCACCTCCTTCTCTCGCTCCGGGCTCATCGACCAGCTCACGTTCGAGGGGTATACCGCAGAGCAGGCAGAGCATGGCGTGAGCACGACGGGTCTCTAG
- a CDS encoding dihydrofolate reductase family protein, with protein sequence MGRLIYSMITSLDGYAEAAEGDLGVGADDEEVHTFIDDVFRDVGTYLYGRRMYETMVFWETADADPAAPPFIVRYAQGWQAAEKVVYSTTLEAVSSARTRIERTFDPEAVRRLKAESEHDLTVDGPNLAAQAIKAGLVDEYHLFVTTSVVGGGKRFFPDGVRLDLDLVEERTFDSGLVYARYRTR encoded by the coding sequence ATGGGACGGCTCATCTACTCGATGATCACCTCGCTCGACGGCTACGCGGAGGCGGCGGAGGGCGACCTCGGCGTGGGTGCGGACGACGAGGAGGTCCACACCTTTATCGACGACGTCTTTCGCGACGTGGGCACCTACCTCTACGGCCGACGGATGTACGAGACGATGGTCTTCTGGGAGACGGCGGACGCCGACCCGGCGGCACCGCCGTTCATCGTCCGGTACGCCCAGGGGTGGCAGGCCGCGGAGAAGGTCGTGTACTCCACGACTCTGGAGGCGGTGTCCAGCGCGAGGACCAGGATCGAACGGACCTTCGACCCCGAGGCCGTGCGCAGGCTCAAGGCCGAGTCCGAGCACGACCTCACCGTGGACGGCCCGAACCTCGCTGCCCAGGCGATCAAGGCCGGCCTGGTGGACGAGTACCACCTGTTCGTCACCACGAGCGTGGTCGGCGGCGGCAAGCGCTTCTTCCCCGACGGCGTGCGGCTCGACCTCGACCTGGTCGAGGAGCGGACCTTCGACAGCGGACTCGTCTACGCGCGCTACCGGACCCGCTGA